The sequence below is a genomic window from Chryseobacterium foetidum.
AAGACTTTTGTTGCCATGTAAAAGTTTTTTCTCCAGAAAGTTTTTAGAAATTTTAAAAAAGAAAACAATAAAAATATTGAGAGGAAAAAAATTTAATTTTCCAAATGCTTTTACAAGTTTAATATCTGATATTCTGTCTTTTACAGCATTGTTTTTCAACATGGCAGAAACGCTTGCTACAGATTCTTTGACTTTTTCTAAATATACCTCGTTGGTTTCAACATCATTGTTCAAAACCGGATTTTCAATGTGATGAATGATGATATTTTCAGATTTTAAATCCATGGCAAAAAGCAGGTCTTCATAACCGTAATTGCTGTAAGAAACATTGAAAGGAATTTTATATAAAACGTTCTGTCTGATCACAAAATTATTGGTCTGAAAACTTAAATAAGGATGAGATTTTCTTTCCCCGACCGAAAGATTTTCCCTTTCTACAGCAAATTTCCAGCGTAAAAGATGTTTCTGATCAGGAATTTCTGCGGGAACTTTTCTTCCGCCATACAAAACGTCGGTGAGAGGATTTTTTGAAAGAAAATTAATGTAATTTTTCAGAAAATTTTCCTGAATTAGTTTCCCGTCACAATCTAAAAAAAGAAGATATTCTCCCTGAGCATAATTCAAAAAAAGATTCCTGATTTTTGACCTTCCCAAATTTTTATCAAGTGAAAGAAATACACTTGCAACATCTTGAATTTCAGAATTTAAACTACAAGATTTCCAGTCTGAAAAATCATCAATTAAAATAATTTCAGCAGAGAGATTTTGGCTTTCGATTTCCTTTTTCAGTCCGTAAACCAATTCACGAACATCAAAATTATAAACAGGAATACAGACCGAAAGTTTTATCATTATTTTTAAATCTTTTCAACGACCCGCATTACTTCAAGCTCTTCAAGACATGCCCAGTCACCACGGTAACATTCTTTGTCCCCAAAAACAGAGCACGGGCGGCAAGATAAATCTGAAACCCGTACAACATCATTTTCACTTTGCCCGAATCCTAAAAAACCGGCTAAAGGATCTGTAGATCCCCAAACTGAAATACATCGGGTTCCTACAACGCTCGCCAGATGCATGTTGGCAGAATCCATCGAAATCATCAGCTCGAGTTGGGATATCTTTTTTAATTCTTCTGAAAGACTCAGTTTTCCGGCAAGACTTTCCGTGTTGGGAATCTGACTTTCCCAGGATTGTAAAGTTTCAGTTTCCTTTGAACCTCCTCCAAAGAAGTAAATTTTGTGTTTTTTGGCAAGAATTTTTACCAGCTCAAAAGATTTTTCAAGAGGCATCATTTTTCCCTGATGCTGAGCAAACGGAGCAAATCCTATTCCTTTTTTGTCATTGGTTAAAGGTCTTAACTGATGCGAAAGTTCCAAACTGAAACCCATTGCCCTGAAAACATCGGCGTATCTTTCAACGGTGCGTCTAAGCTGTTTTTTATTGAGATTCCAGACGTCTGTAAGTTCTTCTTTTTCCTCCTTGCCTTTATCTATTTTAAAGACTTTCAGGCCTCGTCGTTTGTAGATTTTATCGAGAATTTTCGTGCGGATTACATCATGCAGGTTAGCAACAAAATCAGGTTGGAACTCTTTCTGAAGTTCATTTGCCAAACGTCTCAATCCGAAGAAACCTTTGTAATCATCAAGGTCAACCCCTTTGAATTTAACATTTTGAATATCAGTGAACAAACCCTCAAAATTACTTCTTGAAACCATTACAATTTCAACATCAGGATTCTGCTCAAGAAATTCTCTGAAAACAGGAACCGTCATGGCAACATCCCCAAAAGCGGAAAAACGGTATGCTAAAATTCTGGTCACAACTAAGATTTCAACTGATAAGCTACTGCGTAAAATTTAATCTGTTTTGTCATTGCCATCAAACCATTGGCTCTGGATGGCGACAGAAATTCCTGAAGCCCGATTTCTGAAATAAATTCAAAATCTGAATCTAAAATTTCTTTTGTGGAATGACCGCTGTAAATACTTACCAGAAGAGAAACGATTCCTTTCGGCAAAATCCCGTCTGAATCGGCATTGAAGAACAGTTTTCCATCTTTAAATTCGGCATCAATCCACACTTTGCTCTGGCAGCCTTTAATGATATTGTCGTCAGTTTTTTTATCGTCAGGAAGACCTTTCAGTTCCTTCCCGAGGTCGATGATGTATTCATATTTTTGCTCCCAATCGTCCAGAAAAGCAAATTCATCAATAATCTCCTGCTGTTTTTCTTTAATGGTCATTTCTATACTTTCTTTGTGCAAAGATACAAAATTTAGAAACGAAGCGCGTTTTCAACAACATTTAACAGTTTGATTTCTTCCCTTTCCCAACAAAGAATGTCCGAGGCTTTGCTCAATTCAGAAAGATAATTATTTCTTCCTCTATTCAATACTTTTGTAATGGCAGCTGCAATATTTTCAGGATGATGATCTTCGATAATTTCTCCCACATCAAATTGATTTTTAACATTTTTCATTTCCGGTAAATCCGCCATTATTAAAGGAACCCTTGCCTGAATGCAATCTAAAACTTTGTTGGGAAGCGAATAAAAATAACTTTCGCCGCCATTTTCTTCAATACTCATTCCGCAATCAGCTACCAAAGTGATTTTCCTGAGATCATCGGGATGAAGTTTACCTAAAAACTGTACTTTGCGTTGAAGGTTTTCTCTAATTACCAGTTCTTCATATTCCTTTTTTCGTGGTCCGTCGCCTGCAATTTTAAAAATTACATTCTCCAAATGATGCATTGCCAAAATAGCTTTATCGATCCCCCGAAACGGATTGATTGCCCCCTGATACAAAAGAATTTTTGGATTGTTTTCCGGAATTTCGATATTAAAACTGATTTTCCGGGGTGCATTTTGCAGAACAACGGGGCTGACTTCGTATTTTTTGCTGAACCAATTGGCATAACTTCCGCTGGCCGTTATCATAAATCTGACGTTCGGAACTAATTTTTTTTCTAAAAACCGCCAAAGTTTTTGAGACATTTTACCCTGAATTGCAGGCATTTCAGAGAATATTTCATGACTGTCAAAGATAAGCGGAATATTTAATTTTTTTGAAATCAAATAATTGGGAAGCAAGGCATCAAGATCATTGGCATACAAAACAGTGTTATTATCTGCTTTTTGCTTTAAAAGACGGTAGAGTTGCCAGTTAAATTCAAAATAAGCCGTTTTCAAACTTTTTGAAATAAGGAAAATTCTGACAAAAGGATACGGTCTTGCCATTTCTTCGGCACCGTTCCAGTCATTCCCAATAAGTTCAATATCGTAGTCATTTTCGTGTAATGTTTTGCAGACTTTTTCAATCCGCTGATCAGTATAAAGATTGCTGAAAGCAGAAATAATAATTTTTCTTTTCATTTTAATTTCTTCTTCCCGATAATCAAATAATAAACCTGGACGAGGCAGATAATGGCATTGGGAATAATTACAGGCCACAACATTCCGCTGAAGATTCCGTAGGTCACAAAACAGATGCAGCCTACAAGATTTACAATTCTGATTTTGGTGAGATCTTTGAGAATAAAACTTAAGACAATGAAGAAAGACGCGGCATAGCCTATATACGATGCAAATTCCTGGCTCATGAAAATATTTAAACGAACACAAACTTAGTCATTTTCAATAAGATAAAAAACAAATTTCTGCCATAAAGTCAGAGATTGTTTTTTGGTAAAATATTTGTAACTTAGATATTGAATAAATGGCAATGGTGCATTTATTCTAACGAGTTATATTATGGATTACAAGTTTTCACAAGGTTTGAGCCAGGTGTTCAAACAAAGCAAGAGCGAAGCAAGAAGGCTGAAAAGTGAATTTCTTAATACAGAACATCTCCTTTTGGGAATACTAAAAACAGAAAACTCTGCCAAAGAAATTCTTACAAACCTTAATGTGGATCTAACACAGATAAGAAGAAAAATTGAAACTTTAAATATTGCAGGCATTAACCCTATTTCAGAGGAAGTTCCGAATATTTCTTTTACTAAAATGGCAGATCATGCGGTAAAGCGTGCCGAGCTGGAATGCAGACAATATAAAAGCAACGAGATCAACACCGTTCATTTACTTCTGGGTATTCTTTATAAATATGAAGATCCTACTTCCAATATTTTAGGAGCCTATGATGTAGATTACGAAGGTGTTTCTAAAGAATATCAGACGATGCTTAAAAATTCAGGTCAGGCTCCACAGATGAGTGCTTATGACGATGATGATGAGAGAGAAGATTTTGAGCAGATGAGAAAACCTACAGGAAACCTTGGTTCTGCGAAAAGCAAAACTCCTACTTTAGATAATTTTGGAAGAGACTTAACTTCATTGGCAAGAGACGGGAAATTAGATCCTGTAATCGGGCGTGAAAAAGAGATAGAAAGAGTTTCCCAGATTTTATCAAGAAGAAAAAAGAACAATCCTCTTCTGATTGGTGAGCCTGGAGTTGGTAAATCAGCCATCGCAGAAGGTTTGGCTTTAAGAATTCAACAGAAAAAAGTTTCAAGAGTATTATACGGAAAACGTGTTATTACTTTAGACTTGGCGAGTTTAGTTGCCGGAACAAAATATCGTGGTCAGTTTGAAGAGAGAATGAAAGCAATCATGACTGAACTTGAGAAAAACAGAGATGTGATTTTATTCATTGATGAGCTTCACACTATTGTTGGCGCAGGTAGTTCAACAGGAAGTCTGGATGCTTCAAATATGTTTAAACCTGCTTTGGCAAGGGGCGAAATTCAATGTATCGGGGCAACGACCCTTGACGAATACCGTCAGTATATTGAGAAAGATGGTGCTTTGGAAAGAAGGTTCCAGAAAGTAATGGTGGAACCAACTTCGATTGAAGAAACTGTTCAGATTCTGAATCAGATTAAAGATAAATACGAAGAACATCACAACGTAGTTTACACCGATGAAGCAATTCTTGCGTGTGTAAATCTTACGTCAAGATACATTACCGACCGTTTTTTACCGGATAAAGCGATTGATGCAATGGACGAGGCGGGATCCCGTGTTTATATTAAAAACATGAAAGTTCCAACCGAAATTATCGATTTTGAAAAGAAAATTGAAGACATTAAGGAATTAAAACAAAAAGCAGTGAAAGCTCAGGATTATCTTGAAGCCAGAAAACTGAAGGATGAGGAAGAAAGACTTCAGATGGAGCTAAACTCTGCTCAGGATCAGTGGGATAAAGATGTTAAGGAGAAAAAAGAAACCGTTTCTGAAGAAAATGTTGCAGAAGTAGTATCTATGATGAGCGGCGTTCCTGTGACGAAAGTTGGTAAGAATGAGCTTGATAAACTGGCCCAGATGGATGGTCAGCTAAACGGAAAAGTAATCGGTCAGGAAGACGCTGTGAAGAAGGTTGTAAAAGCAATTCAGAGAAACAGAGCAGGACTGAAAGATCCAAACCGTCCGATTGGTACATTCATTTTCCTTGGTACAACCGGTGTTGGTAAAACAGAGCTTGCAAAAGTAATGGCAAGAGAACTATTCGAATCTGATGAATCTTTGATCAGAATCGACATGAGTGAATACATGGAGAAGTTTGCAGTTTCAAGATTGGTAGGTGCGCCTCCGGGATACGTTGGATACGAAGAAGGCGGACAATTAACGGAAGCGGTAAGAAGAAAACCTTATGCCGTTGTTCTTTTGGATGAGATTGAAAAAGCTCACCCTGATGTATTCAATATTTTACTTCAGATTTTAGATGAAGGCCACGTAACGGACAGTTTAGGAAGAAAAGTCGATTTTAGAAATACGATTATTATCCTAACTTCAAACATAGGAACGAGAGATCTTAAAGATTTTGGAGATGGTGTAGGTTTCGGAACGAATGCAAAGAAAACCAACACAGATTCAAGAGCAAGAAGTACAATTGAAAGCGCATTGAAAAAGGCATTTTCTCCGGAATTCCTGAACAGAATTGATGATATTGTGATCTTCAACTCTTTAGAAAAAGAAGATATCAAGAGAATTATTGATCTTGAATTAGGCAAACTTTACGGAAGATTAGAAAAATTAGGCTACAAAGTAGAATTAACTACAGAAGCCAAAGATTTCATCTCTGAAAAAGGCTGGGACAAAGACTTCGGTGCTAGACCTCTGAAAAGAGCTATTCAGAAATATATTGAAGATTTACTTGCAGAGATGCTCGTAAACAAGCAGTTATCTGAAGGTGAAACTGTAGTCTTGGACCTCAACGAAGCCAAAGACGGCTTAGCCGGAAAAACTTCAAAATCTAAAAAAGAGAAATCTTCTCAACCTTAAGATTTATAAAATAACAGACAGAATCCGTCTCACAACAAAATTTGAGGCGGATTTTTTATTTCAGTAAAATGTATATTATTTTGGAAAATAGAAAAAGTTGTCCTCTTTAGGCAACTTTCTTTCTTAGATTGTGTGCTAAAGCGTGTAAACCGAACTCCAATTCTACTTTTTTCAGACCTTTGAGGGTAAACCGCTTAAAATTATTGCAATGTTTGAGATGTGCAAACACAGGTTCTACTTCAACCGAGCGTTGTTTTCTTTTTTTAATGCCTTTTTCACTGTTTAAAAGCTTTCGTATTTTCTCTTTGTAATCTTCCAAATGATGGTTCCGTTCGATGCTTCGGTTTTCTTTGGAACTGTGGCAAACGCCTCTAATTGGGCATCCATAGCAGTTTTTAGCCTGATAATGGGAGAGCTTTTGAGGATAACCGGTCTTGGTTTTGCGCGTGCTTTCGTGCGTTTTTTCCATCTTTTGTCCCATCGGACAGATATAAAAATCGCCTTCCCCGTTGTAATGCAGATTTTCTTTGCTGAAAGTCTTGTGTTTCGCCTGATAATGGGCATTCTGCTCTTTGTCGAAAGTATTGTATTTTACAAATGGTGTAATATTGTTCTGTTCCAATAATTCGTAGTTCTGCTCGCTTCCGTACCCCGCATCGGCAGTGAGTTCTTCCAACTCTTCCATTCTTTTTTTACCAAACAATTTCTCAAAATTTTCCAAATGACGCTCCAAAGTATTGATATCATTGGTTTGCTGATGGATGGTATAATTGACGATGATTTGATTCTCTGTGGAAATCTGTGCATTATAAGCCGGTTTGAGCTGTCCATTCATCATGTGATCGTCCTTCATTCTCATGAAAGTAGCATCTTCATCGGTCTTGCTGTAGGAATTCCGCTCTGCTAAAATAGCTTCCTGAGCTTCGTATTTATCGAGGTTTTTCTCAAAATTGTTTTTAATGTAATTCAGTTTGGCTTTGGCTTTTTTGTCGGAATCGGTTTTACCCCCGCTGCCTTTTAATTTGGCATTGATATTTTCTGCCGTTTGCCGGATTTTTTCTTTGCTGATCTCTTTGAACTCCGGCGGTTCAGGGTCTTTATCTTCTTCCTTTGCCACACTTTGAGCGTATTTCCAGAGCTCTTCCAGTTGACGAAGCATTTTTTCTTTGTTGGTTTTGATGGAATTTGCCCAGACAAAAGTGTAGCGACCCGCCTGTGCTTCAATTTTGGTTCCGTCTACAAACACCTGTTTCAGGCTCACCAAACCTTCTTCTGCCAAAAGCAAAACCACCTGGGAGAAAATATTTTTGAAGGCGGCTTCAAGTTTATGGGCACGAAAACGGTTCACGGTATTGTGATCTACAATACTCATGTTGGAGAGCCACATGAAGTTGATGTTTTCACGAAGCGCTTTTTCGATTTTCCGCGATGAATAAATATTGTTCATATACGCAAAAACCATCACCTTGAGCATCATCACAGGGTGATAACTGGGATTTCCTTCTTTACTGTAAGCTTTCAGGAGCGGGTCAATGTTTACCTTCTCCAAAATATCATTAACGATCCGAACAGGATGATTTTCGGGAATCAAATCCTCAAAACTATAAGGAAACAAAACCAACTGATTTTGATTATAATGCTTAAAATTCATAAACAACTATCTGATTATCAGATATAAATATACGAAATCCTGCAATAATTACCAAAAAAAACCGCCTCAGTTGTGAGACGGATTCTTTTATTTCACGGCATCACCACTGAAATGAATTTCTTATTTTTGTGAAACAGGAACCTTTATGAAAAAAATAATTCTGATTGAAGACGAAACCAGCGTAGTTTCTTTTATTAAAAAAGGACTTCAGGAAAACGGATACGAAATTTCAGTAGCTTTCGACGGGCTTACGGGAGCTAAACTCGTAAAGGAAAACGACTTCGATCTGGTGATTTTAGACATTATGCTTCCTGAAATGAACGGATTGGAAGTGTGCAAGGAAATCAGAAAAACAAATACTCATGTTCCGATTTTATTTTTAACGGCATTGGGAACTTCTGAGAATATCGTTCTCGGTTTGGAAAGTGGCGGAGACGATTATTTGGTGAAACCTTTTAAATTTATCGAACTTGTTGCAAGAGTAAAATCTCTGTTGAGACGAAGCAACGGCAGCGCATCATCCGATTCAGATGATGAAGACGTTCAGAGCGGACATATTTACCAGTTTTCAGATTTAAGTTTAAATGATTACACCAAAAAAGTGACACGGGCAGGCGAGGAAGTTTCGCTTACTTCCACAGAGTTTAAGTTGCTTCTGTATTTTCTGAATAATCCGGAAAAAGTAATTTCCCGTGCAGAAATTCTTGATGCAGTCTGGGGCGTGAATTATGAAATGGGAACCAATGTGGTGGATGTTTACGTAAATTACCTGCGGAAAAAAGTAGACACTCATGAAGATAACAAACTGATTCATACCGTAATTGGAATGGGATATGTACTAAAAAAGGCTTAGAAAATGTTTAACCGGGTAATTAACAATCAGACTAAAACGATGATTCTGCTGATGGTCGTTTTCGCCACCATCATTTTGCTGTTTGGCGGTTTGGTTTATTATTCGATTGTTAATTTCTCGCATCAGAGATTTTATGAACTTTTAAAAATCAGAACCACAACCATTGTTCAGATTGAAAAGAGCAAAAAACAGCTGGATCTTCCCGAAAACCATATTCTCAACAGCCTGAATGACGAAGAACTTCCCATGGAAAGAGATTATGTTTTTTCTGTTCCGGAGGATTCAAATTTTAAAAAAATATCTTCCGAGGTACACATTCCAGACAGTTTTTTTAAGAATATTATCAGAAAAGGAGAAGCGAATTACAATGATAACGAGTTTTATTATATCGGGCAGAGTTTTAAATACAACAACAAAAGTTATATCGCAATTGCCTCAGCCAAAAACCATTACGTTGTTTATTATTTAGGATTTCTGAAGCGTACTTTGATTACCTGTATGGTTCTCTCCCTGTTTTTCAGCATGATTTTTTCGTTTTATCTTTCTAAAACTTTATTTAAACCGATTTTAAAAATCACAGGAAAAGTAAAAGAAATCAGCTCAGAAAATTTACATTTAAGACTCGAACCTCAAGCCGGAAACAAAGAACTGAACGAACTTGTAGACACTTTCAACACGATGCTCACACGGCTCGAAACATCTTTTGAAACTCAGAATCACCTTATCGGAAATGTCTCTCACGAGCTCAGAACGCCGCTCACCTCGATTATGGGAGAGGCAGATGTGGCTTTATCAATCAACCGCAGTGCTCAGGAATACAAGGAAACTTTAGAAATTATTCTCGACGAAGCAGAAAAATTAGACAAGAAAATTAAGGCTCTTCTTCTCATTGCCCAAACCGGATTTGACGGTAAAATTCAGAAAATAGACAGAGTTCGGATCGACCAGCTGATCTGGGACGCCATAGAAACCATCAGAAAAATAGATTCCCGAAATAATATTTATCTGGACATCAGCATGCTTCCGGACAACCCGAAAAAACTTAAAATCCTTGGGAACGAGCAGCTGCTGCATCTTGCAGTGACCAATATTATCAACAACGGCTGCAAATATTCAGATTTTCAGCAGGTGAAAGTTTCTTTAGGTGCTACAGACACAGACGTTTACATCATCATCAAAGACAGCGGA
It includes:
- a CDS encoding glycosyltransferase family 2 protein, producing MIKLSVCIPVYNFDVRELVYGLKKEIESQNLSAEIILIDDFSDWKSCSLNSEIQDVASVFLSLDKNLGRSKIRNLFLNYAQGEYLLFLDCDGKLIQENFLKNYINFLSKNPLTDVLYGGRKVPAEIPDQKHLLRWKFAVERENLSVGERKSHPYLSFQTNNFVIRQNVLYKIPFNVSYSNYGYEDLLFAMDLKSENIIIHHIENPVLNNDVETNEVYLEKVKESVASVSAMLKNNAVKDRISDIKLVKAFGKLNFFPLNIFIVFFFKISKNFLEKKLLHGNKSLRYLDLYKLGLLFKLMK
- a CDS encoding glycosyltransferase family 9 protein, with protein sequence MTRILAYRFSAFGDVAMTVPVFREFLEQNPDVEIVMVSRSNFEGLFTDIQNVKFKGVDLDDYKGFFGLRRLANELQKEFQPDFVANLHDVIRTKILDKIYKRRGLKVFKIDKGKEEKEELTDVWNLNKKQLRRTVERYADVFRAMGFSLELSHQLRPLTNDKKGIGFAPFAQHQGKMMPLEKSFELVKILAKKHKIYFFGGGSKETETLQSWESQIPNTESLAGKLSLSEELKKISQLELMISMDSANMHLASVVGTRCISVWGSTDPLAGFLGFGQSENDVVRVSDLSCRPCSVFGDKECYRGDWACLEELEVMRVVEKI
- a CDS encoding SufE family protein; this encodes MTIKEKQQEIIDEFAFLDDWEQKYEYIIDLGKELKGLPDDKKTDDNIIKGCQSKVWIDAEFKDGKLFFNADSDGILPKGIVSLLVSIYSGHSTKEILDSDFEFISEIGLQEFLSPSRANGLMAMTKQIKFYAVAYQLKS
- a CDS encoding glycosyltransferase, with amino-acid sequence MKRKIIISAFSNLYTDQRIEKVCKTLHENDYDIELIGNDWNGAEEMARPYPFVRIFLISKSLKTAYFEFNWQLYRLLKQKADNNTVLYANDLDALLPNYLISKKLNIPLIFDSHEIFSEMPAIQGKMSQKLWRFLEKKLVPNVRFMITASGSYANWFSKKYEVSPVVLQNAPRKISFNIEIPENNPKILLYQGAINPFRGIDKAILAMHHLENVIFKIAGDGPRKKEYEELVIRENLQRKVQFLGKLHPDDLRKITLVADCGMSIEENGGESYFYSLPNKVLDCIQARVPLIMADLPEMKNVKNQFDVGEIIEDHHPENIAAAITKVLNRGRNNYLSELSKASDILCWEREEIKLLNVVENALRF
- a CDS encoding uroporphyrinogen decarboxylase, which produces MSQEFASYIGYAASFFIVLSFILKDLTKIRIVNLVGCICFVTYGIFSGMLWPVIIPNAIICLVQVYYLIIGKKKLK
- a CDS encoding ATP-dependent Clp protease ATP-binding subunit: MDYKFSQGLSQVFKQSKSEARRLKSEFLNTEHLLLGILKTENSAKEILTNLNVDLTQIRRKIETLNIAGINPISEEVPNISFTKMADHAVKRAELECRQYKSNEINTVHLLLGILYKYEDPTSNILGAYDVDYEGVSKEYQTMLKNSGQAPQMSAYDDDDEREDFEQMRKPTGNLGSAKSKTPTLDNFGRDLTSLARDGKLDPVIGREKEIERVSQILSRRKKNNPLLIGEPGVGKSAIAEGLALRIQQKKVSRVLYGKRVITLDLASLVAGTKYRGQFEERMKAIMTELEKNRDVILFIDELHTIVGAGSSTGSLDASNMFKPALARGEIQCIGATTLDEYRQYIEKDGALERRFQKVMVEPTSIEETVQILNQIKDKYEEHHNVVYTDEAILACVNLTSRYITDRFLPDKAIDAMDEAGSRVYIKNMKVPTEIIDFEKKIEDIKELKQKAVKAQDYLEARKLKDEEERLQMELNSAQDQWDKDVKEKKETVSEENVAEVVSMMSGVPVTKVGKNELDKLAQMDGQLNGKVIGQEDAVKKVVKAIQRNRAGLKDPNRPIGTFIFLGTTGVGKTELAKVMARELFESDESLIRIDMSEYMEKFAVSRLVGAPPGYVGYEEGGQLTEAVRRKPYAVVLLDEIEKAHPDVFNILLQILDEGHVTDSLGRKVDFRNTIIILTSNIGTRDLKDFGDGVGFGTNAKKTNTDSRARSTIESALKKAFSPEFLNRIDDIVIFNSLEKEDIKRIIDLELGKLYGRLEKLGYKVELTTEAKDFISEKGWDKDFGARPLKRAIQKYIEDLLAEMLVNKQLSEGETVVLDLNEAKDGLAGKTSKSKKEKSSQP
- a CDS encoding IS1182 family transposase encodes the protein MNFKHYNQNQLVLFPYSFEDLIPENHPVRIVNDILEKVNIDPLLKAYSKEGNPSYHPVMMLKVMVFAYMNNIYSSRKIEKALRENINFMWLSNMSIVDHNTVNRFRAHKLEAAFKNIFSQVVLLLAEEGLVSLKQVFVDGTKIEAQAGRYTFVWANSIKTNKEKMLRQLEELWKYAQSVAKEEDKDPEPPEFKEISKEKIRQTAENINAKLKGSGGKTDSDKKAKAKLNYIKNNFEKNLDKYEAQEAILAERNSYSKTDEDATFMRMKDDHMMNGQLKPAYNAQISTENQIIVNYTIHQQTNDINTLERHLENFEKLFGKKRMEELEELTADAGYGSEQNYELLEQNNITPFVKYNTFDKEQNAHYQAKHKTFSKENLHYNGEGDFYICPMGQKMEKTHESTRKTKTGYPQKLSHYQAKNCYGCPIRGVCHSSKENRSIERNHHLEDYKEKIRKLLNSEKGIKKRKQRSVEVEPVFAHLKHCNNFKRFTLKGLKKVELEFGLHALAHNLRKKVA
- a CDS encoding response regulator transcription factor; translation: MKKIILIEDETSVVSFIKKGLQENGYEISVAFDGLTGAKLVKENDFDLVILDIMLPEMNGLEVCKEIRKTNTHVPILFLTALGTSENIVLGLESGGDDYLVKPFKFIELVARVKSLLRRSNGSASSDSDDEDVQSGHIYQFSDLSLNDYTKKVTRAGEEVSLTSTEFKLLLYFLNNPEKVISRAEILDAVWGVNYEMGTNVVDVYVNYLRKKVDTHEDNKLIHTVIGMGYVLKKA
- a CDS encoding sensor histidine kinase codes for the protein MFNRVINNQTKTMILLMVVFATIILLFGGLVYYSIVNFSHQRFYELLKIRTTTIVQIEKSKKQLDLPENHILNSLNDEELPMERDYVFSVPEDSNFKKISSEVHIPDSFFKNIIRKGEANYNDNEFYYIGQSFKYNNKSYIAIASAKNHYVVYYLGFLKRTLITCMVLSLFFSMIFSFYLSKTLFKPILKITGKVKEISSENLHLRLEPQAGNKELNELVDTFNTMLTRLETSFETQNHLIGNVSHELRTPLTSIMGEADVALSINRSAQEYKETLEIILDEAEKLDKKIKALLLIAQTGFDGKIQKIDRVRIDQLIWDAIETIRKIDSRNNIYLDISMLPDNPKKLKILGNEQLLHLAVTNIINNGCKYSDFQQVKVSLGATDTDVYIIIKDSGIGIPESEMHKIYDPFFRASNTKNYEGYGIGLPLARNIVRMHNGELIVSSFENQGTTVQLRFPTLYNTLKNEETQI